The proteins below come from a single Crossiella sp. CA-258035 genomic window:
- the tdh gene encoding L-threonine 3-dehydrogenase, protein MKALIKAKDEPGLWLEDVPMPAVGADDVLVRVRRTGICGTDLHIQDWDDWARRNVPVPLVTGHEFVGEVVEVGSAVREVAVGDLVSGEGHLVCGKCRNCLAGRRHLCARTKGLGVHHNGAFAEYVALPASNAWVHRNPVDLDVAAIFDPFGNAVHSALSFPIMNEDVLITGAGPIGVMAAAVAKHAGARHVVITDVSPYRLALAEQVGVSLALDVSKHTIADAQRRLGLREGFDVGLEMSGQPSALREMIANMTHGGRIAMLGLPSKEIPVDFSTVVLNMLTIKGIYGREMFETWYSMSVLLEGGLDLSPVITHRFGHEDFEEAFATAREGRCGKVILDWTTN, encoded by the coding sequence GTGAAAGCACTGATCAAGGCGAAGGACGAGCCCGGCCTGTGGCTGGAGGACGTCCCGATGCCCGCCGTCGGCGCCGACGACGTGCTGGTGCGGGTGCGCCGCACCGGCATCTGCGGCACCGACCTGCACATCCAGGACTGGGACGACTGGGCCCGGCGCAACGTGCCGGTGCCGCTGGTCACCGGGCACGAGTTCGTCGGCGAGGTGGTCGAGGTCGGCTCGGCGGTGCGCGAGGTCGCGGTCGGCGACCTGGTCAGCGGCGAGGGCCACCTGGTCTGCGGCAAGTGCCGCAACTGCCTGGCCGGGCGGCGGCACCTGTGCGCCCGCACCAAGGGCCTGGGCGTGCACCACAACGGGGCCTTCGCCGAGTACGTGGCGCTGCCGGCCAGCAACGCCTGGGTGCACCGCAACCCGGTGGACCTGGACGTGGCCGCGATCTTCGACCCGTTCGGCAACGCGGTGCACTCCGCGCTCAGCTTCCCGATCATGAACGAGGACGTGCTGATCACCGGCGCGGGCCCGATCGGCGTGATGGCCGCCGCGGTGGCCAAGCACGCCGGCGCCCGGCACGTGGTGATCACCGACGTCAGCCCGTACCGGCTGGCGCTGGCCGAGCAGGTCGGCGTCTCGCTGGCGCTGGACGTCAGCAAGCACACCATCGCCGACGCGCAGCGCCGGCTCGGCCTGCGCGAGGGCTTCGACGTCGGGCTGGAGATGTCCGGGCAGCCCTCCGCGCTGCGCGAGATGATCGCGAACATGACCCACGGCGGCCGGATCGCGATGCTCGGCCTGCCCAGCAAGGAGATCCCGGTGGACTTCTCCACCGTGGTGCTCAACATGCTCACCATCAAGGGCATCTACGGCCGGGAGATGTTCGAGACCTGGTACTCGATGTCGGTGCTGCTGGAAGGCGGCCTCGACCTCAGCCCGGTGATCACCCACCGGTTCGGCCACGAGGACTTCGAGGAGGCCTTCGCCACCGCCCGCGAGGGGCGCTGCGGCAAGGTCATCCTCGACTGGACCACGAACTGA
- a CDS encoding ABC transporter permease: protein MRRGVFCRPAVRAVLRLVLRWISVTRGASLALAVMISVPVAATLLSDVLSDAQRTTPRRTIEQTIGQAGARLTDAGYGDVPILQNLDGSQVRPAPPGEGAPAHRHATRPELPPGATALTMTRSLLTAQAGQSRLSAQFQELDYPHPLARGITEQVRGRAPKGPDELAASPEFLRAAGIELGATVSVPEAGRAFLVVGVARPARDHGELVLYAQPGALYEQLAARLPPSELPRLGGRMWLVDKDFDWPGVLAANEHGLAVYSRGAVTEPPPPERVPLPGDPTEAYRSFHDLLIDDLTGGQDRSESTGERLGMLLVWIAVVQVVLLGGAMFAVGIRLGRRQLGALAANGASGGHLVLLLLLWGLLLGLGGAVLGSVVGTVAAGVLIELFHRFDLPRIWRFQVGLDDLVLPFALGVFAGLAAAVVPAVRAGRTRPGQLLADRRSERRPSRVTPVLGLALVLTGLAVAAAAAFALDWRALVPVATVLVSVGLFVCFPALVGGIAALAPALPVSVRIALRELGRHRARSAPAIAAVMAVVIGTIALATLDVTRNAYTSGRYWPTLPDRHAAVLAPDAATRPPGWDALRRTLGEALPARSFAEVTALPGTWDRCGGGGCPHTVEVAMSPAAGCGPEWTTREQWLPPGGPDCVHHRRLLGTVLVGEAELLRRVSGVTDPAAAAALARGEAVVLDARYVQDGMVRLVLNTPRGSHDLALPALAVPSEVGSTLVVLPPETAARTGVALSLRGLDIELGRRLSRFEQDRIGEVVRAFGLSGYVERGATREAALFALLLLACTALLSTTAAVTATVLSLIDTRRHSVMLATVGASLRTRRALAVTQSLVISGLGSVLGVLVGILPAAVVSAQGARRMWRDGPVALPYELVLPWPVIGFVLVVVPAIAALVALACVRRRVRIDRRHT, encoded by the coding sequence ATGCGGCGCGGCGTGTTCTGCCGGCCCGCCGTGCGGGCGGTGCTGCGGCTGGTGCTCCGCTGGATCAGCGTGACCAGGGGCGCGAGCCTGGCGCTGGCGGTGATGATCTCGGTGCCGGTGGCCGCGACCCTGCTCAGCGACGTGCTCTCGGACGCCCAGCGCACCACCCCGCGCCGCACCATCGAACAGACCATCGGCCAGGCCGGGGCCAGGCTGACCGACGCCGGCTACGGCGACGTGCCGATCCTGCAGAACCTGGACGGCTCCCAGGTGCGGCCCGCGCCGCCGGGGGAGGGCGCCCCCGCGCACCGGCACGCGACCCGGCCGGAGCTGCCGCCGGGCGCGACCGCGCTGACCATGACCCGCTCGCTGCTGACCGCGCAGGCCGGGCAGAGCCGGCTCAGCGCCCAGTTCCAGGAGCTGGACTACCCGCATCCGTTGGCCCGCGGCATCACCGAGCAGGTGCGCGGCCGCGCGCCGAAGGGCCCGGATGAGCTCGCCGCCTCGCCGGAGTTCCTGCGCGCGGCCGGGATCGAGCTCGGCGCCACCGTCTCGGTGCCCGAGGCCGGACGCGCCTTCCTGGTGGTGGGGGTGGCCCGGCCGGCCAGGGACCACGGCGAGCTGGTGCTCTACGCCCAGCCCGGCGCGCTCTACGAGCAGCTGGCCGCGCGCCTGCCGCCCAGCGAGCTGCCCCGGCTCGGCGGCCGGATGTGGTTGGTGGACAAGGACTTCGACTGGCCGGGGGTGCTGGCGGCGAACGAGCACGGGCTGGCGGTGTACTCCAGGGGCGCGGTGACCGAGCCGCCGCCGCCGGAGCGGGTGCCGCTGCCCGGCGATCCCACCGAGGCCTACCGCAGCTTCCACGACCTGCTCATCGACGACCTGACCGGCGGACAGGACCGCAGCGAGTCCACCGGCGAGCGGCTGGGCATGCTGCTGGTCTGGATCGCGGTGGTGCAGGTGGTGCTGCTGGGCGGGGCGATGTTCGCCGTCGGCATCCGGCTGGGGCGGCGGCAGCTGGGCGCGCTGGCCGCCAACGGAGCCAGCGGCGGGCACCTGGTGCTGTTGCTGCTGCTGTGGGGCCTGCTGCTCGGGCTGGGCGGCGCGGTGCTGGGCAGCGTGGTCGGCACGGTGGCGGCCGGGGTGCTGATCGAGCTGTTCCACCGGTTCGACCTGCCGCGGATCTGGCGGTTCCAGGTGGGCCTGGACGACCTGGTGCTGCCGTTCGCGCTGGGCGTCTTCGCCGGGCTGGCCGCGGCGGTGGTGCCCGCGGTGCGGGCCGGCCGGACCAGGCCCGGGCAGCTGCTGGCCGACCGGCGCAGCGAGCGGCGGCCGTCCAGGGTGACCCCGGTGCTGGGCCTGGCGCTGGTGCTCACCGGGCTGGCGGTGGCCGCGGCGGCGGCCTTCGCGCTGGACTGGCGCGCCCTGGTGCCGGTGGCCACGGTGCTGGTCAGCGTCGGCCTGTTCGTCTGCTTCCCCGCGCTGGTCGGCGGGATCGCCGCGCTCGCGCCCGCGCTGCCGGTGAGCGTGCGGATCGCGCTGCGCGAGCTGGGCAGGCACCGGGCGCGCAGCGCGCCGGCCATCGCCGCGGTGATGGCGGTGGTGATCGGCACCATCGCGCTGGCCACCCTGGACGTCACCCGCAACGCCTACACCTCCGGCCGCTACTGGCCGACCCTGCCGGACCGGCACGCCGCGGTCCTGGCGCCCGACGCGGCCACCCGCCCGCCCGGGTGGGACGCGCTGCGGCGCACCCTGGGCGAGGCGCTGCCCGCGCGGTCCTTCGCCGAGGTCACCGCGCTGCCGGGGACCTGGGACCGGTGTGGCGGCGGCGGTTGCCCGCACACGGTGGAGGTGGCCATGTCCCCGGCCGCCGGGTGCGGGCCGGAGTGGACCACCAGGGAGCAGTGGCTGCCGCCGGGCGGACCGGACTGCGTGCACCACCGGCGGCTGCTGGGCACCGTGCTGGTGGGCGAGGCCGAGCTGCTGCGCCGGGTCAGCGGGGTCACCGACCCGGCCGCGGCGGCCGCGCTGGCCCGAGGCGAGGCGGTGGTGCTGGACGCGAGGTACGTCCAGGACGGGATGGTCCGGCTGGTGCTGAACACCCCGCGGGGCAGCCATGATCTCGCCCTGCCCGCGCTGGCCGTGCCCAGCGAGGTCGGCTCCACGCTGGTGGTGCTGCCGCCGGAGACCGCGGCGCGGACCGGGGTGGCGCTGAGCCTGCGCGGCCTGGACATCGAGCTGGGCCGGCGGCTGAGCCGGTTCGAGCAGGACCGGATCGGCGAGGTGGTGCGCGCCTTCGGGCTCAGCGGCTACGTGGAGCGCGGCGCGACCAGGGAGGCGGCGCTGTTCGCGCTGCTGTTGCTGGCCTGCACCGCGCTGCTGAGCACCACGGCCGCGGTGACCGCCACCGTGCTCTCGCTGATCGACACCCGGCGGCACTCGGTCATGCTGGCCACCGTCGGTGCCTCGCTGCGCACCCGGCGGGCGCTGGCGGTGACCCAGTCACTGGTCATCTCCGGCCTGGGCAGCGTGCTCGGTGTGCTGGTCGGCATCCTGCCCGCGGCGGTGGTCTCCGCCCAGGGCGCGCGCCGGATGTGGCGGGACGGTCCGGTGGCGCTGCCGTACGAGCTGGTGCTGCCCTGGCCGGTGATCGGGTTCGTGCTGGTGGTGGTGCCCGCGATCGCCGCCCTGGTGGCACTGGCCTGCGTGCGCCGCCGGGTGCGGATCGACCGCAGGCACACCTAG
- a CDS encoding response regulator transcription factor, producing MSPLLSNLVWTSCRSTQRHKQAELKIQKSIQCHYIEYASLRNPWRRPCVPEVSMAVQADVRVFVIDPQPIVIATLRTVFAGTGDIAQVGGATSWRTAYPQFSRCPPDVVLLELATTLDDGLELIRHFREYHPGTEVLVFSAEGRRVLCALRAGARGFLLKSTGRVQLIEAVRRARAGIATVSPELLCQLVAEVQQDGSRPKLSARELEVLRLVAAGHRNTDIARDLFVTEATVKSHLQRLFTKLKVNDRAGAVRAATAAGLLCAGGLNR from the coding sequence TTGTCGCCCCTCCTGTCGAATCTGGTTTGGACCAGTTGCCGGTCCACCCAGCGGCACAAGCAGGCCGAATTGAAAATTCAAAAGAGCATACAGTGCCACTATATCGAGTATGCTAGTCTGCGAAACCCCTGGCGCCGCCCCTGCGTTCCCGAGGTTTCCATGGCCGTCCAAGCAGATGTCCGGGTATTCGTCATTGATCCGCAGCCCATTGTCATCGCCACCCTGCGCACCGTGTTCGCCGGCACCGGCGACATCGCCCAGGTGGGCGGCGCCACCTCGTGGCGTACCGCGTATCCCCAGTTCAGCCGGTGTCCTCCGGATGTCGTACTCCTGGAGCTGGCCACCACGCTGGACGACGGCCTCGAACTGATCCGGCACTTCCGCGAATACCACCCCGGCACCGAGGTCCTGGTGTTCAGCGCCGAAGGACGCCGGGTGCTGTGCGCATTACGCGCGGGCGCCCGCGGTTTTCTGCTGAAATCGACCGGCCGGGTCCAGCTCATCGAGGCGGTGCGCCGGGCGCGCGCCGGGATCGCCACCGTGTCACCAGAACTGCTGTGCCAACTGGTGGCCGAGGTTCAGCAGGACGGCAGCAGGCCAAAACTGTCGGCCCGTGAACTGGAAGTGCTCCGGCTGGTCGCCGCGGGCCACCGCAACACCGACATCGCCCGCGACCTGTTCGTCACCGAGGCCACCGTGAAGAGCCACCTGCAACGGCTCTTCACCAAGCTCAAGGTCAACGACCGGGCCGGGGCGGTGCGGGCCGCGACGGCCGCCGGACTGCTCTGTGCAGGAGGACTGAATCGCTAG
- a CDS encoding PadR family transcriptional regulator, producing MSIRQALLALLQQGPKYGFQLRAEFESRTGSTWPLNIGQVYTTLGRLERDDLVEPAGQDAEGHIYYRLTHGGRGEVQRWLQSPVDRGAPARDELAIKIALAAALPGVDARGIVRVQRLHTLRVLQNYTRLKAQASADEDLAWLLVLDSLVFQAEAEVRWLEQCEQRLARRAQTEESGRDQNAAPVAEQAEPGRVGG from the coding sequence ATGTCAATCCGCCAGGCCCTGTTGGCCCTGTTACAGCAGGGGCCCAAGTACGGCTTCCAGCTGCGCGCCGAGTTCGAGTCGCGCACCGGGTCGACCTGGCCGCTCAACATCGGGCAGGTCTACACCACGCTGGGACGGCTCGAACGCGACGACCTGGTCGAACCGGCCGGGCAGGACGCCGAGGGCCACATCTACTACCGGCTGACCCACGGCGGCCGGGGCGAGGTGCAGCGCTGGCTGCAGTCCCCGGTGGACCGCGGCGCGCCCGCGCGGGACGAGCTGGCCATCAAGATCGCCCTGGCGGCCGCGCTGCCCGGGGTGGACGCGCGCGGCATCGTCCGGGTGCAGCGGCTGCACACGCTGCGGGTGCTGCAGAACTACACCCGGCTCAAGGCGCAGGCCTCCGCCGATGAGGACCTGGCCTGGCTGCTGGTGCTGGACTCGCTGGTGTTCCAGGCCGAGGCCGAGGTGCGCTGGCTGGAGCAGTGCGAACAGCGCCTGGCCCGCCGCGCCCAGACCGAGGAGTCCGGGCGGGACCAGAACGCCGCGCCGGTGGCCGAACAGGCCGAACCCGGGCGAGTCGGAGGATGA